In Methanooceanicella nereidis, the genomic stretch TGGCTCGACGGAGATGCAAGTGCCGAAATAAAAGCTGTTTCAAACGCGCTGCCTTTAGAGCCTACAGCAAGATCGATGTGAGCGACCTCAACTCCTTCGCCGATTAGAGCTTCGCCTATTAGCGTATTCATACTACCACAATAATATATATGCCAGATAATTATATTAATATAACTATAAATTACTTTATAAAAAGGTGAATTAAATCAAGAATTCATCAGAGTAATAACAATATACGTAGAATACATATTTATACAACTAAATATGAGAATATTTGAAGATCGACTTATCAGAAGTCAGGTGTTAAAATGGTCTTAGGAGTATTGCTCGGCGCTGTGTTCGGCGCAATTTTCGGTTATATTTTAGGCTGGATAGTTGAATTATTCCCCAACTTTAATGCGGCGCTGCTGGACGGGATCAATCTGCTTACAGGACTTGATGTCTCCGGACAGACAAGGGCCCTGTTCACAGCGATAGGCTTTATCTGCGGCATATTGTTCGGGATACTTAACGAGTTCAGAAAGAAGAACTATTGAGGATGTCCATCAAAACCAAGGATCTCCTTCAATTTTTTCATCGCCTCTAATTCTTTTGATCCGCCGCACTTATTCACTATAACGTCATATTCATGGAATTTTTTCCGGGCCTCGTCTTCCTTGAACAAATGCATCCTTGTGCCCAGTATGGCAGCATCTATCACCGCTGCAAAACCCCTGCTGAACCTGGGCACCCTGCGCTCGACGACTTTAACGTCTACAGGTTCAAGCTCGACGACACCTTCCGTTTTACACTTAAAGTACACCCAGCCGAAAGCATCTTTTAACCTTGGGGGAAGCATGCCCTGTTCGAACACAAAGAACCCGCAGTTCAAGTCTTCGAAAGCGGATGTGACATAGATGAGCGGGTCAAGGGTAAAGTTCGCGACAAGATATCCGGTCTCCTTAACATTCTTAAGTGTCCTGGTGCCCGGATACATCCTTATCACCATCCGGTCCCCTCGCCTTACTATGCCCATGGGGGCGGCATTGGGGATACCTTCGCTTGAGATGGTCGTGACAATGACTTCCGTTATTCCATCCGGCAACATTTCTTCCAATGACATCAGTTCACACCTTCAACCCGCTCAATAAAGCGATGAACAGGCCGGCTATGATTATGTCGGCTGTCGAGCCCGGGTTTATCTTTTCCATATAAAGACGGTTTGAAAGTTCGTTCAGCGTCATTCTGCGGTCCATCACATCGATCGCAAGTCTCTGGGTATAATGAGCTTTCTCCAGGTCATATTTTTTAACTATGAACGTATCAGGCTCCTCAGCCAGAAGTTCCAGATATGTCAGCACGGTAGCGTCGTTCAGTGAGCCGGTCTTGCGCTTCTCCAGTATCGACCGGCCGGCCTTGAAGCATCTTGCGAAACCGTTCACCCATTCTTTTGCCACCATATCGTTCTTCGAGGATATTTCCATTATATCATACATGGTAAGCCCGCGTTCGCGAAGCTCTTCCAGCGAACTGTCATCCCTGACGTCCAGGTCTTCGGAGTCTTTCATCCTGACAGCGACTTTGCTGAAAGCCTTATAAAAATCAACGGCATCATTGACCGTTGTGTCCCTGACAATGTCTATGGCGTTCTCCTTAAGATGATCGGTCCCGGACATCGCGGCTTTTATGAGCGGGAAAAGAAGGATATAAGCTCCAAAATGAGTGTTACCTCCCGATTGCCATTTAACGCACTCATCAGAGGCCTCGAGTATCAGTTCGCCTATGCCTCCGCCAGTGCATGCCTTTTCCATGACAGGGAACACGCCTATGGCTGCCGCTATAAAATCTTCATACTTCGTATCAACGTAATCATGGTCGCGGTCAATGTTCCCGGGTTTTGGCGTTCCGGAAACTTCAAGTGCCATGGCAAGGACCGCGCATCTGGCTATATAGGGAGGATCGAGATTCGGGCTCATATCAGGTGATAACCTTATCCTTGTCAATATTCTTTATTATCTCTTCGGAGAGCTTCTTCTTTAAAGCCACATATTCCTTAGAGTCCATACGGTTCCCTTCCATAGAATCGTCCCTGAGATAGCATGGCTTGTTGAATTTACAGCACCATATCATGCTCCCGAAGCATGTGGAATGAGCCTTATCGAGCTTTGTGTCCTTTCCGAAACCGATCTTGATCCTTGCGAACTGTTCGGGATCCAGGTTAGCGCGATTGAGCGCGGAGTGTATCGGGCAGTCCTTAATGGGCGGGCAGCACCATGTCAGCCCCCGGAGATCGCCTCCGCGGCATATATGGGAAGGCGCGTTATACCATCCGGTCTGCCTCTGCAGGTCCGCGACATAACCGGCAAGGCCCTTTATCACGCGCGGGTCGGACATCGCAGCCCTTGCCACCGATATCATATCGGAGCCCGCCGTGAGCATAGCCTGCGCCGTCTCATAGTTCTTCACAGAGTTATTGCCGATTATGAACAGGTCAGTCCCGTCCCTGAGCCTCTTGATGACATTAAGGTTAGCACCTCTTAATCCCATGGCATCGATATGTACGACGTCAAGACCGGCCTTCCTTAGCAGCCGGCAAAGATTTACCTCGTCAACGACCCCGGACCTCATCTTAAGAGAAAGCACGACGCCGGTCTTTTTAACCTCGGATACGATCTTGGCAAGCCCCACGCGGTCCTTCAGCATGATCTCCCCGACGCCTATGGCGGCCATTTCATCCTGCCTGCAGTGTGCGTTTATCTCAAGCATTGCCCCGTATTTTTTTGCAAGTTCGGCAGCCCTGACAAAAGGCTCGACACTCGTCGCACGCACGTTCAGCCCTATTGCGACGCCGCGTCCGGACACTTTCTTGAGCTCCGACTCCATCAGTTCAAATATATTATCAGAAACAAACTCCTTTCTGCCTCTTTTTACGATCTCGGCCGAAGCGTTCATTGTCGCTTCGTCGATGCTGTATCCGCCGAGGATGTAAAGACCTGCATCCAGAAAATTTTCGAAAAACTCACTGTCAGTGATACCTGCCATGGAAGCGACAGCCACCGGATTACTGAAGTTCATATATCCCACTTTGAGGTCAAAAAGGTCTGACATATCCAACACCTTGATTTTTCAATATAATATCCCACATATTGACCGCATCTAAAAAAGTACTTTTTGGTTGATGTCAGGCTTCTTCCTGGTAGTATATATCGACCTCGCCCAAAAATGTCAGAAGCGCTTTATTATAATCTTCCTTTTTCTCTATCGGCGCCATATGCCCGCATCTATCCAGCATCACAAGCCGTGAGCCCTGAATATAGCCCCGGTACCTCTGGGCGTCCGACACAGGCATTATCCGGTCCTCCTTACCCCAGATTATCAACGTAGGAGAAACTATAGCCTTTAAGGTGTCGACGTACTCCGGATGAAGCCGGGAAAGATATCTTGCGTTTTTCTGTAACGCTTTTCGATACCGCGGGTCTTTCATCATTGACCACTGTTCGTCTATCATTTTGTCTGTGATGAAGCTTTTATCATAGAACGAGTCCTGTCCGAAACTCTTGAACAGGTTCTTGTTTTTAGAGAGCAGCCAGTAAGTGACGTTCAACACGCCATCAGAAAACGGTACGCCCTTGACTCCCGCAGGCATCGGTGTCAGCCCCATGGGAGAAGTTAATACGAGCTTGATGACGTTTTCCGGATATTTAGATGCGAAGGATGCAGCGACATAACCTCCGAAAGATACACCGGCGACGTATGCTTCCTCTATTTCCAGGGCATCCATGAATTTTTTGATATACTCGACATAGTAGGGTATGCCGTATTTAGCGTCAGGCTTATCCGACGACCCGAAACCCGGAAGGTCGAGAGCTATGACCCTGAAGAAGCGCGACGCTGCTTTAATGGTCTCTTTCCATATCTCGCCGGACATTCCCATACCGTGAATGAGTAAAAGGTCTTCGCCTTTACCTTCCACCTCGTAATAAACGTTGATGCCATCTACAAGTACCGTTTCTTCCATATTAGCCACCGATCATAACATACATACCTGTATGCCGTTATTCAACCCCGTCACTTATTGCGCGCATCGATCGCTCCTAAGACCTTATTCGCAGGCTTACTTGATGCAGGTTTCACCATCAGCAAAGGCCGCGGCCCCAAGAACGGCAATAATCATAATGATGTAACTCCTCATGATATAAACGTTTGTGTCTCGATTAACACTTATGAAAAATACGCCTGTGGATGTCGTGTAATGATCGGACTGCGCCTGTAAAGACGCAAATTTAAAAATATTGTAATAAAAAAAATTAAGAAGCTTTGAACTTTAGAGCTGATGTTATCCCAGGTGAACTACCTTAGCCGCCTTTTCAATATCCTTTATCCGCGGGCTTTCCCATACTTCATCATACGCGAAAGTATGTTCCGCATCGGGATGGTCCCTGATAAAACTCAGTATGTTCTCCAGTGTCGAATCCCTCTCCTCCGGGCCCAGTTCGCTTATCGTCTCCGACTGCCCGATGGGATAAGTTTCTTTTAGCTCTTCCGGGAATACCCCGAATGGCATTTTCACCATGTAAAAATTATCATAGCCCTCGCGGCTGACGTCCTTTCTGGTAGATATAAGGATCTTTCCATTCACTGTAAGATTCTTAAGATGCCTGTTGTGCCTTATGACCTCAGGCCTCTTCGCGGACTCAGGTCCCAGGTAGAAGAACGTGGATTTTGTAGCGGGGTCGAACCTCTCGATATATGCCGAATGGTCCATCATGCGCTTTAATCCGGAAAGCATCTTTGGATGGCTTCTGCAGCGCCTCTCCACAAGCTCCATCAGGTCACCGTCAAGTATACTCTGCTTTATGAGCCTGATCTCTTCGAACGTAACGTACAGGTTATGTTCAGCCAGCAGCCTTGTACGGGTCTTTTCATCTGCCGATGCGATGTCTTTTGCGGTGTGCGACATGCACACAGGGCACGAACACGGAAGATGCTGTAACTGGCTTATGTGATACGTGCCGTCCACGGTAAGATACCTGCCGTCCTTCGCGTACAGCGCATAAGCGGCGGAGTCGAATAGATCGCACCCGAGCGATACCGCAAGAGCCAGCATCATCGGATGCCCGGCCCCGAAGAGATGTACAGGCGCATCAGAGCCCAGCCCCGTTTTGCACCTTACGATGACATCCACCAGGTCCTTATAGCGATAGTTTTCCATTAAAGGCACTACGGCCCCCAGAGGGTAAATATCGAAGTCCATGGCATAGACACGCCTGGCCGCCTCCTCCCTGAGGTCCATGTAAGTCGAACCCTGTACCGGCCCTGCAAGCATCATATTACCCGAATACTGCCTTGCCTCACCCAGCCTTTCCAGCGTTATCTCAAGCTCTTCTTTTGCCCTTTCATACGGCACGTCCGGCGCGGTGGGGATATCCAGAGGCACTCCTATATCCGTGCCGATATCCCTCTCGAAAGAGATTATTTCACTGTTGTTCACTTCAACGGAACCATAAACGGATAGCTGGAATGATCCCGAGTCTGTCATTATCGGACCGTTAAAATCGAGCATTGCATGAAGGCCGCGCTTTAAGGCATCCTGCCTGAATTTTTCTGACCGGTAAATGATATATGAGTTAGTGATGAGCATCTGGGCCCCGTACCTCTTTAGTTCTTTAGGCTCTATCAGCCTGAGGTTCGGGTTTATGACCGGCATGACCGTGGGTGTCTCCACGACGCCGTGAGGAGTGTATAATTTCCCTATCCTGCCCAGCAGGTCTTTATTGGTTATCTCGAAAACATCTGTCATCCAAATCACGTACGCGCTTAGATAGTACCTATATAATATTTAATAAAATCGATAAACAGGGACCAACGATATTACAATCGGTTGTAACAGGATGTTTTTCCATAATGGTATATCAATAAAAGTATATTTCGTTAGTTCATTAGAAAATACCAATCCATCTTTGATAAGATCAATCGCATAGTAGAAGCGATGATTTTTAAACCACACTGCACACAGATGCGAACAAAGACCACTAATTTTTCACCACAAAGCGCACGAAGGCGACCGAGGTACACAAATAACTTTTTCTGAAGATAAGTATATACTTAAACAAATTAGTGTATCCTATTCGCCTTCGTGCACTTAGTGGTTAAAAAAATAGTGTACCGTAGAGGTGAATATAAAGATAGTATAAAATAGCAGATATAGAGACATCTCGCTAGATTTTGTAAAAAAATAAAAAAGTTAGATTCACTCCCTGGATTTGTCCCTGGGCATGCAGATTATCTCTAAGATATGCAGGTCAAAGAAATTGTTCGCATGTGCAGGCTTTATCACGCATGCCGTATCCGCGCCGCCCCATGTGCCGCCTATGGCGATGATCTCATCGTCTACGGGCACATATCCGCCGTCAGCGGCCATAATGCTGATCTCCACGCACACTTTAGCGCCGACACTCACGACGCTCCTTAACGCGTCCGCAATGGACTCGACACGCGATGCGCCGCCGAGTTTCCTGCTTATTGACCGCTCTACGCCGGAAAGGGCATGTGTCTGCTGCACGTACGGCACACCCCTGGATCTTAGCTCATTGACATATTTCTCTTCGGCATCGCTGACGCCGGGCTTTGAAAACCCTACAGCGTGCCCGACAACGATCACCTTCGCGCCCGTGCCTTCGAACGCTTTTGCCGCCTTAACCCCGGTCTCGCCGCTGGAACTTGCGACTACGACATATTTAATGCCTGCCTCCTTTGCCCTCTTCACGGCAAGGGCGATAGTATCATCAGTATTCCTGTCTCCCGCTTTCTCAAAATATACGATCTCCATCTTTATCATAATAGATGTTTTAGTCGGGTGTGAAAATAAAATTTACCGGAGAATGTCTTTAAGAAAGATGTTCCATTTATTTAAACAAATTTTATATAAGTTTAGTTTGAATGAATTAATTAACGACAATGAGGATCATTGGTTATTCATCGATAGATAAGTCCCTGATAGTCTATCCGAGGCTGAAGGAAATTGACATTTCTAATGACATAGCCATGGTGCTGAAAGAGCGTGGATGCGCGGGCAGATGGGCAGGAGACCAGTATATCCCCTGTGAAAGCCATGATCATCCGTACTGTAGCAGATGCGCGGCCCCGGATCCCTGTATCATATGTAAAGGCGAGTGCCTGAAATCCATTAAGACGTGCTGTATCGAGCATTCCGTATATCTCGCGGTTTTCGCCCCCGATATTCTGAAAGTAGGAGTGTCAAAGACACACCGGCTTGAGACAAGACTGAAGGAACAGGGCGCTGATATCGGCTTTGAGATAGTCAGGCTGCCCGACGGCGAACTTGCCAGAAGAAGAGAGCAGACCATGGCGCAAAGCATTCGGGATAAGGTCTCATATAAAGATAAGCTTAACGGAATATCTAAAAGAGTGAGTGAACGGCTGTTACAGGATATCTACAGGGACTATGACGCGGAACGCGTCATGAGCTTTAAGTATTTCAGGGACGAGATCAGGATGAAGCCAATTCTGATCGAGCCTAAAGAGGAGATGGCCATTTCCGGTAAAGTCCTCGGGATCAAAGGCCAGGTACTCGTGATCGAAAAAAGGAATACTGTGTATGCCGTTAATCTTGACGACCTCATCGGCTATGACATGGAGCCCGGAAAAGGATCGATCAACCTGCAATCTTCACTTTTCGAATTTTCTGAAGAGGAGACTGTATAAGAACTGTTTTTATAGAAACTAAGTAGACCATGTCATATTTAGTCGTCTTATCAACCACAAAGCGCACGAAGTCGAATAAGGAACACTAATTTGTTAACCACAAAGCGCACGAAGGCGAACAAGGAACACAAAACTGTCAACCACAAAGCGCACAAAGGCGAACAAGGAACACAAAGGACTCTTTTAGAAGATGGCAAATACTTAAAACAAATTTGTGGTCCTTGTTCGCCTTCGTGCGCTTCGTGGTTAACAAATTTGTGGTCCTTGTTCGCCTTCGTGCGCTTCGTGGTGAAAAATAGTAGGCCTTAGAAGCCTTCGTGGTAATAATAATACTCAAAAACTGATCAGCGCATGAAAAGTCAGCGTAGGGGGGGTACGTCTGACTTTTCTGCGATAGTTAATTGTGATCCTTCGTCAATTTCGTCGAGAATACGATATTCCCGCGATACTCTGTTACCGCGCCTTTCGAGGAACCCTTCACTGTGAAGGCGTGAAAGGTATGTTGAAACTGTGCTGAGCTTTATCTCTTCCCCGTATTGTCTCCCATAACGCTCTTTCACATCGATAGTGTTAAACCATCTGCTGCGGTACTCAAATTTTAAAAATAACTTGAGCCGTTCCTTGATTGTAAGCTTATCCTTAGAAAGGTCGGCGATATCCTTTGACATCACTGATGGCCCGGGAGCCGGTGTTGACTGAGCCTCAAGGCTCTCTTTGATAGACCGTATAACTTTTGCTAATACATCGGAACCGAAGTCCGTGTTAGATCCTGAGATGGTAAAATCCTTAACCTTGCCGCTATTTTCATCCAGACTAAATTTAATTTCCATCGGCATCCATCCCTTAACTCCAATCCAATCCATCCCCGTTTTTAAGTTTTTCATACATGGACAGCCCTTGCGGACCGCCAGCGCGGGTTCATTGCCGCGATATCGTCCAATCCATCCCCTTTTTAATTGCCGTTCCTTATGATAGCGACATCCATCCCCATAGTTGCCGTCATCTCGTTTTTTCGTTTTTAAAAATCGTTTTTATTATCCAATCCATCCCTTTTTGCCGTTTAGATGATCGTAAGCCACCCGGAAGGGCAGCACGATGTTTTTGCCAATCCAATCCATCCTTTGTCCATTGCCGCTTTTCGGTCATGATGAACCCATCCATCCCCATAGACAGGTATTATCGTCGTTATCCAGCTTTCTGTTCACAATCCGAACATTCAGCTGTGAATTACTGCCGCAATTGACAAGTGAATTGTAGTATCTCTTAATATTTAAGCCTTTTGGAGATTTTAACAATTTTTATCTGTATTTAGCACTTAAACACAGATTAACACAATATATTACACAATATATGTAAAATTTTCAAGTATTTAATTGTTTACTATTTCACTAATATTTTTTATTAGGATAATAATTAGCAATATTACGCCATTTTTCTAAAAAATAGCGGTAAATATACATCCGCATCATAATCCATTTCAATTTTTTATCCTAAAATCAAATTCAATGTAAAATATGTATTATTCATAACATAAAAAAGGCCAGCTCAAAACAGATTCACAATTATTCAAAATAATGTGAACCATAGTGAATGAGAAAAATGCCCGGAAATAAAAAAGACGTTAACACTCTGTGTTTTTAAGATAATGGTAAAATAGGAAATAAATTTGTTAGTAAAAGAGTGAAATCTTAGAGTGAAATCTTATACACATCAGGCCCGATATTAACCCCATATACGGCTGAGGTCAACGTTCCTGGCGACCTCTTCTTTGATCGTCTTGATCTTTTTCTCATCCGTAGGGTCAATGCGCGCGATCATGTTATCAACAGCCTCGGACGCGGATAATGTATCTTCTTTCACGGATATCATCGGCACCCCAAGGAACCTCGCACGATTAATGACTTCCTGTGACGGCAGAAGCCCGCCTGTCAGTATGATACATGACGTGGACGTGTTAAGGGCTGTCATTAATATGTCGCTGCGATCGCCGCCTGTTATGACCGCCTTGTTCGGAACCCTCTCGAAATACTTCAAAGCAGATTCTTTTGACATGGCGCCGATAAGCGTCTTTTCCACCAGGTTGTTCAGGTTATCGTTGCCCGTAAGTACTATCCCGTTCAGCTCTTCAACTATCTCGAAAACATGGAGCGTCCTCAAGGACGGAGTATAAGGCATGGAGCCAATGACTGGTATACCCTTACCTATTAAGAAGTTTTCAAGTCCCACGTCATTACAAAGGTTCAGGATGACACCTTTTAGCGGGATATTCCTGTAGTCCAGGTAGTTCTTTATCATCGCTACCCTGTCAAGTGATTCGGGGCGGGAGTCCGTCAGCAGTATCAGGTCGGACTTTAGCGTCTCCACAATGTCATACGCGGAGATGCCATAGAGAAAACCGGTCGTAATGTATTCCATGCCCTCTATTATCATCAGTTCCTTATCCTTGCTGACCTTTTTATACGCGTCGACTATCTGGTCCATCGTTATGTTCGGAAGTTTTTCGCGAGGGAACGGACAAAGTTCGTTCGGGTTGGCCTCAAAGTCGACAAGAGATTGCATAAGGTATGCATCTTCCTCTATTTGATGCCCGTTCACAGTGATCATCTTTTCCTGGAACGGTTTAAAAAAGCCCGTGTATACCTTTGAGTTCAACGCTATGCCCAGCGTTATGACCGTCTTACCGCTTCTTGCATTTATCGAGGCAATGAAAATCGATTTCATTTTTATAGTTCACAAAAGTTAATGGGAATAATTACTATTAAACATTTTCTTGAAGCTTATGCTTTTGATTTTTGCCCTGATCCCGACGTGTGAACACAGGATAGTTGTGAAAGGTGTGTAAACACTGGCATATTAACAATTATTGACAGATCATTTTTAGCAAGCAATATAATAAAGATAATAAATGATAAAATAATTACAGAATATTTACTCATCGTAAAAGTTCCTGTTTCATATAATTACTCTTAATTAGCGCCTATTTTAGATAATCACATTTATTTTATTTTATTTCGCATTTAAAAATGATAATATATTTATCGTTATTATTAAAACATCATTTCGAATGATTAAGGAGGCGTGGTTCTAAACATGTTAAGAAAAATATTATTCGTAACAGCGGCTGCAATTGCTGTGATGATGATCGCGGCCCCCGCATTAGCATTTGACGGATGCGGTATCGGAGGGTGCGGTCTCGGATACGGAGGATATGGACTCGGATACGGAGGATACGGAGGATACGGAAGTGGCTGTGGTGCTGCTGCCAGCGCAGTAAGCTATGGCGCGCCTGAAGACTGTGTCGCTACAATATCATGTAACATCCCTGCTACGCAGATGGTGCCATACATGACCACTACGACCCAGATGCAGACATACACGTATCCTGTCACCGTCCCGCAACAGTCCGTGGTGACCGTTCCTAAGGCGGTAATAGTACCTGAACAGGTACCTGTGACAACATACAGAACAGAGTGTGCTCAGGGCGTATGCCCGGTACAGGTGCCGGCGACGGCTTATGCTCCTGTCACGTACAAGATCCCGCAGACCTATACAGTCTGCCTGGGAGGCATGGGACAGGCTGGCCCGAGCCCGGGTATGCAGTATGGACAGGAACAGTACCAGCAAATGCCACCTCAGCAGATGCCACAGGAACAGTACCAGCAAATGCCACCTCAGCAGATGCCACAGGAACAGTTCCAGCAAATGCCGCAGCAACTTCCTCAGCAACAGCAGTAGTATTGCTACAGTCAAGACAGTATAATGACCCGTAAAATGGTTGATATAATAAAAAATGTCGCTGATCATTAGTGGACATATGACCGATAGGATCGTATCAGCCATCACCCGGTAAACTACACCTGACTGCAAATGGTTGTACGGGGTGATATCGATAAAGCGTATCACCCTTCATTTTTTATTTTTTAATTTCATGTATTACGGAAAGTTATAAAAACCATGACGTATTTTAGTTTTAAAAACAGGGTCGTTATGTATATCCCAATAGCAGTACACAAGAACAATCTTGTCCTCATTGAAGACATGGATACGTTTGCGCTATACTTTTGTTCAAGCGTCAAGCAAAAAATGAAGCCGACGATCGATGACGTTAATACGGATTACGAAGGAATGTCACCGGAAGGTATCGGAGAAGGTGAGGATGAATTCAGTCCCGGTTACTCGGGGGAGGATTCTTTCGGCGGCATTGACATGCATGATGAGGATGATGACATCTAAGTCATCCCCCCTAGCCTTTAAAATAATAAAATAGTATAGTCAACTCTATTTAATGCGCATGACACATGGCGATTAAAGAGTGACTATATCTCTATTTATCTTAAGCATTTACTAGTCAGAAGCGTCGCGGCGTCCCCGACATT encodes the following:
- a CDS encoding DUF447 domain-containing protein, which codes for MSLEEMLPDGITEVIVTTISSEGIPNAAPMGIVRRGDRMVIRMYPGTRTLKNVKETGYLVANFTLDPLIYVTSAFEDLNCGFFVFEQGMLPPRLKDAFGWVYFKCKTEGVVELEPVDVKVVERRVPRFSRGFAAVIDAAILGTRMHLFKEDEARKKFHEYDVIVNKCGGSKELEAMKKLKEILGFDGHPQ
- a CDS encoding triphosphoribosyl-dephospho-CoA synthase produces the protein MSPNLDPPYIARCAVLAMALEVSGTPKPGNIDRDHDYVDTKYEDFIAAAIGVFPVMEKACTGGGIGELILEASDECVKWQSGGNTHFGAYILLFPLIKAAMSGTDHLKENAIDIVRDTTVNDAVDFYKAFSKVAVRMKDSEDLDVRDDSSLEELRERGLTMYDIMEISSKNDMVAKEWVNGFARCFKAGRSILEKRKTGSLNDATVLTYLELLAEEPDTFIVKKYDLEKAHYTQRLAIDVMDRRMTLNELSNRLYMEKINPGSTADIIIAGLFIALLSGLKV
- a CDS encoding methanogenesis marker 9 domain-containing protein, which produces MSDLFDLKVGYMNFSNPVAVASMAGITDSEFFENFLDAGLYILGGYSIDEATMNASAEIVKRGRKEFVSDNIFELMESELKKVSGRGVAIGLNVRATSVEPFVRAAELAKKYGAMLEINAHCRQDEMAAIGVGEIMLKDRVGLAKIVSEVKKTGVVLSLKMRSGVVDEVNLCRLLRKAGLDVVHIDAMGLRGANLNVIKRLRDGTDLFIIGNNSVKNYETAQAMLTAGSDMISVARAAMSDPRVIKGLAGYVADLQRQTGWYNAPSHICRGGDLRGLTWCCPPIKDCPIHSALNRANLDPEQFARIKIGFGKDTKLDKAHSTCFGSMIWCCKFNKPCYLRDDSMEGNRMDSKEYVALKKKLSEEIIKNIDKDKVIT
- a CDS encoding alpha/beta fold hydrolase, whose amino-acid sequence is MEETVLVDGINVYYEVEGKGEDLLLIHGMGMSGEIWKETIKAASRFFRVIALDLPGFGSSDKPDAKYGIPYYVEYIKKFMDALEIEEAYVAGVSFGGYVAASFASKYPENVIKLVLTSPMGLTPMPAGVKGVPFSDGVLNVTYWLLSKNKNLFKSFGQDSFYDKSFITDKMIDEQWSMMKDPRYRKALQKNARYLSRLHPEYVDTLKAIVSPTLIIWGKEDRIMPVSDAQRYRGYIQGSRLVMLDRCGHMAPIEKKEDYNKALLTFLGEVDIYYQEEA
- the tgtA gene encoding tRNA guanosine(15) transglycosylase TgtA encodes the protein MTDVFEITNKDLLGRIGKLYTPHGVVETPTVMPVINPNLRLIEPKELKRYGAQMLITNSYIIYRSEKFRQDALKRGLHAMLDFNGPIMTDSGSFQLSVYGSVEVNNSEIISFERDIGTDIGVPLDIPTAPDVPYERAKEELEITLERLGEARQYSGNMMLAGPVQGSTYMDLREEAARRVYAMDFDIYPLGAVVPLMENYRYKDLVDVIVRCKTGLGSDAPVHLFGAGHPMMLALAVSLGCDLFDSAAYALYAKDGRYLTVDGTYHISQLQHLPCSCPVCMSHTAKDIASADEKTRTRLLAEHNLYVTFEEIRLIKQSILDGDLMELVERRCRSHPKMLSGLKRMMDHSAYIERFDPATKSTFFYLGPESAKRPEVIRHNRHLKNLTVNGKILISTRKDVSREGYDNFYMVKMPFGVFPEELKETYPIGQSETISELGPEERDSTLENILSFIRDHPDAEHTFAYDEVWESPRIKDIEKAAKVVHLG
- a CDS encoding pyruvate kinase alpha/beta domain-containing protein is translated as MIKMEIVYFEKAGDRNTDDTIALAVKRAKEAGIKYVVVASSSGETGVKAAKAFEGTGAKVIVVGHAVGFSKPGVSDAEEKYVNELRSRGVPYVQQTHALSGVERSISRKLGGASRVESIADALRSVVSVGAKVCVEISIMAADGGYVPVDDEIIAIGGTWGGADTACVIKPAHANNFFDLHILEIICMPRDKSRE
- a CDS encoding DUF2797 domain-containing protein — encoded protein: MRIIGYSSIDKSLIVYPRLKEIDISNDIAMVLKERGCAGRWAGDQYIPCESHDHPYCSRCAAPDPCIICKGECLKSIKTCCIEHSVYLAVFAPDILKVGVSKTHRLETRLKEQGADIGFEIVRLPDGELARRREQTMAQSIRDKVSYKDKLNGISKRVSERLLQDIYRDYDAERVMSFKYFRDEIRMKPILIEPKEEMAISGKVLGIKGQVLVIEKRNTVYAVNLDDLIGYDMEPGKGSINLQSSLFEFSEEETV
- a CDS encoding phosphotransacetylase family protein is translated as MKSIFIASINARSGKTVITLGIALNSKVYTGFFKPFQEKMITVNGHQIEEDAYLMQSLVDFEANPNELCPFPREKLPNITMDQIVDAYKKVSKDKELMIIEGMEYITTGFLYGISAYDIVETLKSDLILLTDSRPESLDRVAMIKNYLDYRNIPLKGVILNLCNDVGLENFLIGKGIPVIGSMPYTPSLRTLHVFEIVEELNGIVLTGNDNLNNLVEKTLIGAMSKESALKYFERVPNKAVITGGDRSDILMTALNTSTSCIILTGGLLPSQEVINRARFLGVPMISVKEDTLSASEAVDNMIARIDPTDEKKIKTIKEEVARNVDLSRIWG